From the genome of Sporocytophaga myxococcoides DSM 11118:
TAATCAAAAGGGAGGCTCAGCTCAGCAAATAGCTGAAAAAATGAATTTGATTCAGGAGAGTGATACTGGAGCTTTACAACCTTTGATTGATGAAGCTATTGCAAAATATCCAAATAAAGTAGCAGAATATAAAGCTGGTAAAACAAACCTTTTAGCCATGTTTATGGGAGAGGTTATGAAACTTACAAAAGGTAAAGCTGATCCTAAAATTACAAGTGAATTATTAAAAAAGACACTGGATAATCTGAATTAATCTTATGAGGGTATTAAGTTTTCTGCTAATCGTAGCGGTTGTTTTTGGGTGTTCTGAGAAGAAGGAATCTGAAAAAAAAGAAGGTGATTTTTCTTTTGAATTATCAGGAACAATTAAAAATGGCGGTGGTAAGAAATTATACCTTGATAAACTTGAAAACCAAAGCTGGATCCATTTAGATTCGACAGAAATCGGATCTGATGGATCTTATAAATTTACGGGTGCTCTTTCTGAACCTGATTATGTTTTGTTGCAGGCAGATACTCAAAACGTTCTGCTTATTATCGATGCTCCTGCTATAAAGTTTAATTCCGATTTGACAGATTTGCCAGGGAATGCATCTGTAGAAGGATCGAAAGCAACAGCGGAATATCTGACTTTTTTTAATCAGATGAGTAAGCTTCAAAAGGCACAGAACAAGTTACAGCAAAAGGGAATGTCATTTCAGATGAAGAAGCAGGAAGACTCTATTCCTGCCATTATGGCTGAATTGAAAGGCCTTCAAGAAAAGGTCCGTAAATTAACTATAGCATCTATAGATTCAGTTTTACCTTCTCTTTCTGTATTTTCAATGGTTAACTACCTTGACTTTCAGTCTGAACTTCCTTACTTGAAAAAGGTAGCAGATGAAATGAATAAGGCTTACCCAAATTCAACATACACTAAGCTCCTGTCTTCAGAAGTGCAAAAAGCTCTTGTTATGAAAAAGCAAGAGGAAGAAAAGGAAAAACTAAGTAAAGTTGGTGTTGGGAAAAAAGCTCCGGAAATTGCACTGCCTGACCCAAATGGAAAAATTATCAAGCTTTCAGATTTTAAAGGAAAGTATGTATTGATAGATTTCTGGGCCTCATGGTGTGGTCCTTGTCGCATGGAAAATCCACATGTGGTAGAACTTTACAAAAAATATAAGGACAAAGGCTTTGCTATCCTTGGTGTTTCTTTGGATGAAGACAAAGAGAAATGGAAGAACGCAATTATGAAGGATGGCCTTGTCTGGGAACAGATTTCGGATCTTAAAGGCTGGGCTTCTTCGGTTAATCCTGTTTATGAAGTACAAGCAATCCCCTTAACTTATTTGATAGACAAAGAAGGTGTCATTATCGCCAAAAATTTGCGCGGCCATGATCTGACAAATAAGTTGGAAGAGCTCTTTGGTAAATGATATTTATTGTTTGATAAACTCTCCAGCTCCTTGTTTGTGCATTGCAACTACCTGAGGATCGCCACTGTAGTAGACATTTCCTGTGCCTTGAATTGTCGAGTAAAAAGCACTATCAGAGTGCACATAACTCATGCCTGGTCCCTGGTTTGATATTGATACAAATTTACAATCAGGTGTATTTACTTTCAATTGACCGGATCCAAGGTTGATAGCATGAAGGCGATGCAGCTTTCCATTTATTGTGATGTTTGCAAGTTTATCCATATCAACCCAAAGAAATTCCAAATCAACATTGAGATTTACATCTGCATTGGAGTAGTTGTGCAGAAACAGCCGGTCTTTTTGTATAACACCTTCATTACTTACTGTACCATATCCCATGACAAAAATGTCTTTATATTTAACAGCATCAATATAGACCTTTATATCTTTTTTGTAGCTTCTGACCCAATTGCATGTATTGGTATTTCTTATTCTAAGGTTAGTTCCATCATTCTCGCTGGTAATCTTTTTTAGCAAATTTTCACCAGCTTCAACTACCAAAGTATCTCCAAGATTATTCTTAAAAATGAGGTCTATGTTATCTTCAACAAAGATGTAATATACTCCTTTTACAATCCTTCTTTCCTGGACAATTTTACCTGTTCTCTTCACACAGTCCCAGCTGTCTTCTTTATTGCATGACAATAGAATAGCTGAAATGATTGCAATATATAGTAAACCTGATTTTTTCATTTTAATGTATAACCAACTGTCCATTCAACTATCTCTGCCTGACCAAAGTGGGCTTTGAGTGCTATTCCGGCACTTATAGCTTCATTAAAATTGTATTTGACAGTATATCGTTGATAAAAGGGTTTGTATCTTTTTAACGGATCAAATACATAATAGCCGCACTGACCAACAAAGGATACCTGACTTATAAAATAATGGAATCCCAATGCGACGCCATGTCTCATATAATTTCCATTGACCAGTT
Proteins encoded in this window:
- a CDS encoding TlpA disulfide reductase family protein; amino-acid sequence: MRVLSFLLIVAVVFGCSEKKESEKKEGDFSFELSGTIKNGGGKKLYLDKLENQSWIHLDSTEIGSDGSYKFTGALSEPDYVLLQADTQNVLLIIDAPAIKFNSDLTDLPGNASVEGSKATAEYLTFFNQMSKLQKAQNKLQQKGMSFQMKKQEDSIPAIMAELKGLQEKVRKLTIASIDSVLPSLSVFSMVNYLDFQSELPYLKKVADEMNKAYPNSTYTKLLSSEVQKALVMKKQEEEKEKLSKVGVGKKAPEIALPDPNGKIIKLSDFKGKYVLIDFWASWCGPCRMENPHVVELYKKYKDKGFAILGVSLDEDKEKWKNAIMKDGLVWEQISDLKGWASSVNPVYEVQAIPLTYLIDKEGVIIAKNLRGHDLTNKLEELFGK
- a CDS encoding GIN domain-containing protein, translated to MKKSGLLYIAIISAILLSCNKEDSWDCVKRTGKIVQERRIVKGVYYIFVEDNIDLIFKNNLGDTLVVEAGENLLKKITSENDGTNLRIRNTNTCNWVRSYKKDIKVYIDAVKYKDIFVMGYGTVSNEGVIQKDRLFLHNYSNADVNLNVDLEFLWVDMDKLANITINGKLHRLHAINLGSGQLKVNTPDCKFVSISNQGPGMSYVHSDSAFYSTIQGTGNVYYSGDPQVVAMHKQGAGEFIKQ